A window from Leptothermofonsia sichuanensis E412 encodes these proteins:
- a CDS encoding retropepsin-like aspartic protease family protein: MKTNSIRVLSVVGFTLMAIAPGATVLMQTLQASAQSDSCYMVTSSGRVMSLDRLCGATSPARSNPPAPRSTPAPVPGNMFQAKIKYRMGKTPVIDVTFNNHQTFEMIVDTGADGTLITRRMASTLKLPITGAGEFEMADGRVVVMPLAQVRSMSVNGAEVKNIQVAIADKTDIGLLGHDFFDNYDVKIKQHVVEFYRR, from the coding sequence GTGAAAACAAATTCCATTCGGGTGCTGTCAGTTGTTGGGTTCACATTGATGGCGATCGCACCGGGGGCGACGGTTTTAATGCAAACCTTACAAGCCTCTGCCCAGAGTGATAGCTGCTATATGGTCACCTCTTCAGGGCGGGTGATGAGTCTGGACAGGCTATGCGGTGCGACTTCTCCGGCACGCAGCAACCCTCCTGCCCCCCGGAGCACGCCTGCCCCAGTTCCCGGCAATATGTTTCAGGCGAAGATTAAATATCGGATGGGTAAAACTCCTGTGATTGATGTCACGTTTAACAATCATCAGACATTTGAAATGATTGTTGATACAGGGGCAGATGGCACTTTAATCACCCGCAGAATGGCAAGTACCTTAAAGCTCCCGATTACGGGTGCCGGTGAATTTGAAATGGCAGATGGTCGGGTGGTGGTCATGCCCCTGGCCCAGGTTCGCTCCATGTCCGTTAATGGAGCGGAGGTCAAAAATATTCAGGTGGCGATCGCAGACAAGACCGATATCGGTCTTCTGGGTCATGACTTTTTCGACAACTATGATGTCAAGATCAAACAACACGTTGTCGAGTTTTATCGGCGATGA
- a CDS encoding PhoX family protein — protein MTLNRRHFLLWLGTTVGAVACGGFPQSRQPPAGDRTLQLAFQPIKSPIPLPTSGVAVTQQMADFSTYEVLDDLVLPEGYTYSVIASWGDRVGTSRIGYNNDYLSFIETGKGKGLLAINFEYISAIPWLQTYSQVIGKSLPFEDVQKAVEAATKTARGEQPPGLNAYELDDRDPLKAKVEMICREALIDQGVGVISIQQASNGAWKRTYSPQDRRITGISGLTDGRYLKSTGPAVAVFRKTSGKGYMDKLGDKIIGTFQNCAGGTTPWGTVLSAEENFQGQVPELVYPDGTSFHPKERPFTITTEELGGLGNVFGLAGNKYGWIVEFDPADPQDNGTKHTWLGRYRHEAVGIRVVEGKPLAFYSGCDRQGGHLYKFVSRNTVTDARAKTNSKLLAEGMLYAAQFNPDGTGSWIPLAPGTPVNPTPPTFLSGVMLPLPKRPEGGIFRAEGDEQIRAFKQQFKTLGELYTGSAQEKQGAILIDAHYAANAAGATCTARPEDTVIAPDGSLLIAFTSGSVGKETGSPDLRIFKGPDGSSAYEFGWIMRLLEEDNEPAARSFRWEMIATGGEPASGGAGFANPDNLALDPKGNLWMVTDMSSSKMNQEVPQKRVEPNGKTVSQSSLRGIFGNNSIWYMPLSGETAGHPFLFGMGPMDCETTGPCFTSDAKTLFLSVQHPGEVNGVRKDMAVETRQFSIRTTDGQEFIQTRHVPIGSNWPTKQPNDPPRPSVVAVYRQDRQAIA, from the coding sequence ATGACTCTGAATCGTAGACATTTTCTCTTGTGGTTAGGGACAACAGTCGGTGCCGTCGCCTGTGGTGGGTTTCCGCAATCAAGACAACCGCCAGCGGGCGATCGCACCCTTCAACTGGCATTTCAGCCGATTAAATCCCCCATTCCACTACCAACCAGCGGGGTTGCTGTTACCCAACAAATGGCTGACTTCAGTACCTACGAAGTGCTGGACGACCTGGTACTGCCAGAAGGATATACCTACAGTGTGATTGCCTCCTGGGGCGATCGCGTTGGCACGTCTCGTATTGGTTACAACAATGACTACCTTTCTTTTATCGAAACTGGAAAGGGTAAGGGATTGCTGGCAATTAATTTTGAATACATCAGCGCCATCCCCTGGTTGCAGACCTATTCGCAGGTAATCGGCAAATCCCTGCCATTTGAAGACGTACAGAAGGCAGTGGAAGCCGCAACAAAGACTGCCAGGGGAGAGCAGCCCCCAGGATTAAATGCCTATGAATTGGATGATCGAGATCCCCTCAAGGCAAAGGTTGAAATGATTTGCAGGGAGGCACTAATCGACCAGGGCGTAGGGGTGATTTCCATTCAGCAAGCCAGCAATGGGGCGTGGAAGCGAACCTATTCTCCCCAGGATCGTCGGATCACAGGCATTTCAGGTTTGACAGACGGGCGTTATCTGAAGTCAACGGGGCCGGCAGTTGCTGTGTTTCGTAAAACCAGCGGTAAGGGCTACATGGACAAACTGGGAGACAAAATTATTGGCACCTTTCAAAATTGCGCTGGGGGCACCACTCCCTGGGGAACGGTATTGAGTGCCGAAGAAAACTTCCAGGGGCAGGTGCCGGAACTGGTCTATCCAGATGGCACTTCCTTTCACCCCAAAGAGCGTCCATTTACCATTACCACTGAAGAGTTAGGCGGTCTGGGCAATGTTTTTGGGCTGGCAGGGAACAAATATGGCTGGATCGTAGAGTTTGACCCGGCGGACCCGCAAGACAATGGTACGAAACATACCTGGCTGGGGCGCTACCGCCACGAAGCCGTAGGCATTCGGGTTGTGGAAGGTAAACCGCTGGCATTCTATTCCGGATGCGATCGCCAGGGCGGGCACCTCTATAAATTTGTTAGCCGGAACACCGTTACCGATGCCAGAGCCAAAACCAACTCTAAACTACTGGCTGAGGGGATGCTCTACGCCGCGCAATTTAACCCGGATGGCACCGGCAGTTGGATTCCCCTGGCACCCGGCACCCCGGTAAACCCGACACCACCCACTTTCCTCAGCGGAGTCATGTTACCTCTACCCAAACGTCCGGAGGGCGGCATTTTCAGAGCAGAGGGGGATGAGCAAATCAGGGCATTCAAGCAACAATTTAAGACCCTGGGTGAACTGTATACAGGCAGTGCTCAGGAAAAACAGGGTGCCATCCTGATCGATGCTCACTATGCCGCAAACGCAGCCGGTGCGACCTGTACTGCCCGTCCCGAAGATACGGTTATCGCCCCGGATGGCTCTCTGCTGATTGCCTTTACTTCAGGCAGTGTGGGCAAGGAAACCGGCAGCCCCGATCTCCGTATTTTCAAGGGACCCGATGGCAGTTCTGCCTATGAATTTGGCTGGATCATGCGTCTCCTGGAAGAGGACAATGAACCGGCAGCCCGCTCCTTCCGCTGGGAAATGATTGCCACTGGCGGCGAACCTGCCAGTGGTGGAGCAGGGTTTGCCAATCCCGATAACCTCGCCCTTGATCCCAAGGGCAATCTCTGGATGGTCACTGATATGTCCTCCAGCAAAATGAACCAGGAAGTTCCCCAAAAGCGGGTTGAGCCAAATGGTAAAACCGTGAGCCAGTCCAGTCTGCGGGGGATTTTTGGCAATAACTCCATCTGGTATATGCCACTGTCCGGTGAAACAGCCGGCCATCCCTTTCTGTTTGGGATGGGTCCAATGGACTGCGAAACCACTGGACCCTGCTTTACCTCCGATGCCAAAACACTGTTTCTATCTGTCCAGCATCCAGGGGAGGTCAACGGAGTCAGAAAAGACATGGCTGTAGAAACGCGCCAATTTTCCATCCGCACCACAGACGGTCAGGAGTTTATTCAAACTCGTCATGTACCGATTGGGTCCAATTGGCCGACCAAACAACCAAACGATCCACCCAGGCCCTCCGTTGTCGCAGTTTACCGTCAGGACAGGCAGGCGATCGCATGA
- the argZ gene encoding bifunctional arginine dihydrolase/ornithine cyclodeaminase — MSSTIRFLMCSPDHYDVDYVINPWMEGNVHKSSRDRAIEQWNRLFHIIKEHATVDLVKPQIGVPDMVFTANAGLVLGDNVVLSRFFHKERQGEEPFFKQWFEEQGYKVYELPKDLPFEGAGDALFDREGRWLWAGYGFRSELETHPMIARWLDIEVLSLRLMDERFYHLDTCFCPLSDGYLLYYPGAFDAYSNRLIELRVLAEKRIAIQEEDAVNFACNAVNIDHLIILNQASNELKQQLNSLGFQLIETPLTEFMKAGGAAKCLTLRVTEPVREEIHAGAAVESRIIRMEGHLLDAGLINQALDLIVEGGGSFQVMNFNLGEQRQSTSSAEVKVMAPSHDVMETLMAQLIDLGALPPPLEVCDINCEVVTQAGVAPDDFYVTTIYPTEVRVRCEWVRVQNQRMDGAIVVDDQNMTARCKILRDLVVGDRVVVGVEGIRTIRKPESREQRNSQEFSFMGAGVSSERRVELVVEQIAWELRQIRDQGGKVVVTAGPVVIHTGGGDHLAKLIREGYVQALLGGNAIAVHDIEQAIMGTSLGVDMKRGVSVRGGHRHHLKVINTIRRCGSIARAVEQGVLTKGIFYECVRHQVPFSLAGSIRDDGPLPDTQMDLIKAQEDYARLIEGADLILMLSSMLHSIGVGNMTPAGVKMVCVDINPAVVTKLSDRGSVESVGVVTDVGLFLSLLVQQLNKLTSPYRVAQLV, encoded by the coding sequence ATGTCTTCCACCATTCGCTTCCTGATGTGTTCACCCGACCACTATGATGTGGATTATGTAATTAATCCCTGGATGGAGGGGAATGTCCATAAGTCGTCTCGCGATCGCGCCATTGAGCAGTGGAACCGACTTTTTCACATTATTAAAGAGCACGCGACTGTCGATCTGGTGAAACCTCAGATCGGGGTGCCCGATATGGTGTTTACTGCAAATGCAGGTTTGGTATTGGGAGACAACGTTGTTCTCAGCCGTTTCTTCCACAAAGAGCGCCAGGGAGAAGAACCCTTCTTCAAACAGTGGTTTGAGGAGCAGGGCTACAAGGTCTACGAACTGCCCAAGGACCTGCCGTTTGAAGGTGCGGGGGATGCGCTGTTTGACCGGGAAGGACGCTGGCTGTGGGCGGGTTATGGATTTCGCTCAGAACTAGAAACCCACCCCATGATTGCCCGGTGGTTGGATATTGAGGTGCTATCGCTGCGGCTGATGGATGAGCGGTTCTACCATCTGGATACCTGCTTCTGCCCCCTGAGTGATGGCTACCTGCTCTATTATCCTGGTGCCTTTGATGCCTATTCCAATCGGTTGATTGAGTTACGGGTACTTGCTGAAAAGCGAATTGCTATTCAGGAAGAAGATGCTGTTAACTTTGCCTGTAATGCCGTCAATATCGATCACCTGATCATTCTGAATCAAGCCAGCAATGAGTTGAAGCAACAACTCAATTCCCTGGGATTTCAGTTAATTGAAACCCCCCTGACTGAGTTTATGAAAGCTGGTGGTGCGGCAAAATGCCTGACTCTACGGGTGACCGAACCAGTCCGGGAAGAAATCCATGCCGGAGCCGCGGTTGAAAGTCGGATCATTCGCATGGAAGGTCATTTGTTAGATGCCGGCCTGATTAACCAGGCACTTGACCTGATTGTGGAAGGGGGCGGCAGTTTTCAGGTTATGAATTTTAATTTGGGCGAACAGCGCCAGAGCACATCCTCTGCTGAGGTGAAGGTGATGGCACCTTCCCATGACGTGATGGAAACGTTGATGGCCCAGTTGATTGACCTGGGAGCACTTCCTCCGCCCCTGGAAGTCTGCGATATCAACTGTGAGGTTGTCACTCAGGCAGGCGTTGCTCCAGACGATTTCTATGTCACCACCATTTACCCAACGGAGGTGCGGGTCAGGTGCGAATGGGTGCGAGTGCAAAACCAGCGCATGGACGGGGCAATCGTAGTCGATGATCAGAACATGACTGCCCGTTGTAAGATCCTGCGCGACCTGGTGGTGGGCGATCGCGTGGTGGTGGGCGTAGAAGGCATTCGCACCATTCGTAAGCCAGAATCCCGGGAACAGCGCAATTCCCAGGAGTTTAGCTTTATGGGAGCAGGGGTTTCCAGCGAACGACGGGTTGAGTTAGTGGTCGAGCAGATTGCCTGGGAACTGCGGCAGATCCGGGACCAGGGGGGCAAGGTGGTTGTCACCGCAGGCCCTGTGGTCATCCATACTGGTGGTGGTGACCATCTGGCCAAGTTAATTCGAGAGGGCTATGTGCAGGCCCTTCTGGGCGGCAATGCGATCGCAGTGCATGACATTGAGCAGGCCATAATGGGCACCTCTCTGGGGGTGGATATGAAGCGGGGAGTTTCCGTGCGAGGTGGGCATCGCCATCACCTGAAGGTAATCAACACCATTCGCCGCTGTGGCAGTATTGCCAGAGCCGTAGAGCAGGGAGTTTTAACAAAGGGCATTTTCTATGAGTGCGTCCGTCATCAGGTGCCTTTCTCACTGGCAGGTTCGATTCGAGATGACGGTCCATTACCCGATACCCAGATGGATTTGATCAAAGCCCAGGAAGACTATGCCCGCCTGATTGAAGGAGCTGATCTGATCTTGATGCTTTCTTCCATGCTTCACTCAATCGGGGTAGGAAATATGACCCCAGCGGGCGTAAAAATGGTTTGTGTAGATATTAATCCAGCCGTAGTGACCAAGCTGAGCGATCGCGGCTCGGTCGAGTCGGTCGGCGTTGTCACTGATGTGGGTTTGTTTCTCAGTCTGCTGGTGCAGCAACTCAATAAGCTCACCAGCCCTTACCGGGTTGCCCAACTGGTTTAA